The Sporocytophaga myxococcoides genome includes a window with the following:
- a CDS encoding (2Fe-2S) ferredoxin domain-containing protein, whose product MKFLKNQHLKQDYTGMKYKKHIFICTNQKEEGKKCCGEKRGMELVEEFKKLVKDNKLNSEVRAQRAGCFDVCAFGPAVVVYPEGIFYGNVQPEDVKEIFDEHIVNNRPVERLKLNF is encoded by the coding sequence ATTAAATTTCTTAAAAATCAACACTTAAAACAGGATTATACCGGGATGAAATATAAAAAACATATCTTTATTTGTACCAACCAGAAAGAAGAAGGGAAAAAATGCTGCGGTGAAAAACGTGGTATGGAACTCGTTGAAGAATTCAAAAAACTTGTAAAGGACAATAAACTTAACTCTGAAGTAAGAGCACAAAGAGCCGGATGTTTTGATGTCTGTGCTTTCGGACCCGCTGTGGTTGTTTACCCAGAGGGTATTTTTTATGGGAATGTTCAGCCTGAAGATGTTAAGGAAATATTTGATGAGCATATCGTAAACAACAGGCCTGTAGAACGTCTTAAGCTAAACTTCTAA
- a CDS encoding ArsR/SmtB family transcription factor — MIRLKHFDLKIGAEIFKAFSDESRIRIMNLIYRNKEMCISDLELILDFTQTKTSRQLGTLKNSGVLRYKKIDQWAYYFINETYYEIIAQLFTFLEKDPLLLKDQEEYRTLYSNNELAVRKLHNKLKIYHLPEL; from the coding sequence ATGATTCGTTTAAAACATTTTGATCTCAAAATCGGTGCTGAAATTTTTAAAGCCTTCAGCGACGAATCCAGAATCCGGATCATGAACCTAATATATAGGAATAAAGAGATGTGTATTTCTGACCTGGAACTGATTCTGGATTTTACCCAGACAAAGACCAGCCGTCAATTAGGCACCCTTAAGAATTCCGGAGTGCTGAGATACAAGAAAATAGACCAATGGGCATATTATTTCATCAATGAAACATATTATGAAATAATTGCTCAGCTATTTACTTTCCTTGAAAAAGACCCATTATTGCTTAAAGATCAGGAAGAATACAGAACGCTCTACTCCAACAACGAACTTGCAGTCAGGAAATTACACAACAAGCTAAAAATATATCACCTGCCTGAACTTTAG
- a CDS encoding YjjG family noncanonical pyrimidine nucleotidase, with protein MNHLKHIFFDLDHTLWDFDKNCFETLSELYELHQFHLFNSFTCIEFFEVYTEINESLWKDYNAGIITKEIIRDKRFIMTFKKLGLSEKFVPEKINEQFLAICPAKGNVFPFALEVLDYLKNKYQLHIITNGFKETQHIKLETSGLSKYFPIVINSEICGFKKPDVKIFDYAFKLTRASNRDSIMIGDDWDADITGAMNAGMPYIWFNPKQKTNSIEPEIEITCLSELYKVL; from the coding sequence ATGAATCACCTGAAACATATTTTTTTCGACCTAGACCACACCTTGTGGGATTTCGATAAAAATTGTTTTGAAACGTTAAGCGAGTTGTATGAGCTACATCAGTTCCATTTATTCAACTCCTTCACCTGTATTGAGTTCTTTGAAGTTTATACAGAGATTAATGAATCTCTCTGGAAAGACTACAATGCTGGGATTATAACAAAGGAGATCATCAGGGATAAAAGGTTCATAATGACTTTTAAAAAATTAGGCCTGTCGGAGAAATTTGTTCCTGAAAAAATCAACGAGCAGTTTCTTGCCATTTGCCCTGCCAAAGGAAATGTATTTCCATTTGCCCTCGAAGTTCTTGACTATCTTAAAAATAAATATCAGCTGCATATCATCACCAACGGTTTCAAGGAAACACAGCATATAAAGCTGGAAACTTCCGGACTTAGCAAGTATTTTCCGATTGTGATTAATTCGGAAATCTGCGGATTTAAAAAACCTGACGTGAAGATATTTGATTATGCATTTAAATTGACCCGTGCTAGCAATAGGGACAGCATCATGATCGGGGACGATTGGGATGCTGATATTACAGGTGCCATGAATGCCGGGATGCCATATATCTGGTTTAATCCTAAACAAAAAACAAATTCAATCGAACCAGAAATTGAAATTACTTGTCTGAGCGAGCTTTATAAAGTTTTATAA
- a CDS encoding ATP-binding protein, producing MRKIVLIAFLISLAGSIGFALPVDSVKVVVIDEKDKPVSAAKISIEGSRFFLTNKSGTFKFRPAKELEMPIKVVLDKSGFVIDEFIFYEEDKEIEIRVKKNEYFLKELIIKLLNDSGSVMVNQILEYAGEEYHTDKKGIARIPKKRFVPEDFKVNGYNLDKINFSEKEQIYVLTLLPEVVELPKPAVAENTKDTMTMEKILTLTQEQLDSMIFDRYKEEFEKISAEIVEERRRLVESNSKIRDEIDHITNKLRNEKNLTDEQRQELQKYVGKLERSLIENSLAYNKAEEKTMSFIERLKFIIMQKDSINYIAIKKLQAAERQRIQAEKKAKRTIIISSIIAVALLLLAVVFYSIARKMRRQKRQLEISNEELGKIKDTLSEKLIESGKQKAMIEEQNQQLDMFVYKASHDIKGPLKSLLGLSKLGLSSVKDENSLELFTHIHKSITKLDKLVSDLLFLSKAKKVEINNSKINVAGLVQEVVNSYKNIEGYGNVNIDIDIPETIDFTSDYNLFYSVVQNFVENAIKYADNSKENKYLKISANSDDEKTEFRFEDNGMGIEPEHLSKIFDMFYKISENSAGSGLGLYIVKYNVERLGGVIKVESEPNKGSVFVLEFKKTADLVLN from the coding sequence ATGAGAAAGATTGTTTTGATAGCTTTTCTGATTTCACTTGCAGGCAGTATAGGATTTGCCTTGCCGGTGGATTCAGTAAAAGTTGTTGTGATTGATGAGAAGGATAAACCTGTTTCAGCTGCTAAAATCTCAATTGAAGGAAGCAGATTTTTTTTAACAAATAAATCAGGGACATTTAAATTCAGGCCCGCTAAGGAGCTTGAAATGCCTATTAAAGTTGTTCTTGACAAGTCAGGCTTTGTAATTGATGAATTCATTTTTTATGAAGAAGACAAAGAAATTGAAATAAGAGTCAAGAAGAATGAATATTTCCTCAAGGAACTAATCATAAAGCTTTTAAATGATTCCGGCTCTGTTATGGTAAATCAAATATTGGAGTATGCCGGAGAAGAATATCATACGGATAAAAAGGGAATCGCCAGAATTCCTAAAAAGAGATTTGTCCCTGAAGATTTTAAAGTTAACGGTTACAACCTGGATAAAATTAACTTCTCTGAAAAGGAACAGATTTATGTGTTGACCTTGCTTCCGGAAGTAGTTGAGCTGCCAAAACCTGCTGTTGCTGAGAATACCAAAGATACAATGACCATGGAAAAAATTCTGACTCTTACCCAGGAGCAGTTGGATTCCATGATATTTGATCGGTATAAAGAGGAGTTTGAAAAAATATCTGCTGAAATTGTAGAAGAGCGTAGAAGACTGGTTGAAAGCAATTCCAAAATCAGGGATGAGATTGACCATATTACCAATAAGCTTAGAAATGAGAAAAATCTGACTGATGAACAAAGACAGGAATTACAGAAGTACGTAGGTAAACTTGAAAGATCTCTTATCGAAAACTCGCTTGCTTATAATAAAGCGGAAGAGAAAACGATGTCTTTTATAGAACGTCTCAAGTTTATCATCATGCAGAAGGATTCTATAAATTATATTGCAATAAAGAAACTTCAGGCAGCGGAAAGACAGAGAATTCAGGCTGAAAAGAAGGCCAAAAGGACGATCATAATTTCAAGTATTATTGCTGTAGCCCTGCTATTGCTTGCTGTGGTATTCTACTCCATAGCAAGAAAAATGAGAAGACAGAAAAGACAGCTTGAAATATCCAATGAGGAGTTGGGCAAAATTAAAGATACCTTGTCTGAGAAATTAATAGAAAGCGGTAAGCAAAAAGCTATGATAGAGGAGCAGAATCAGCAGCTTGACATGTTTGTCTACAAAGCTTCTCATGACATCAAAGGTCCACTGAAATCGCTGCTCGGGCTTTCCAAACTTGGACTTTCAAGCGTAAAAGATGAAAATTCTCTTGAGTTATTTACTCATATCCATAAGAGTATTACCAAACTTGATAAACTGGTTTCTGATTTATTGTTCCTTTCAAAGGCCAAGAAGGTTGAAATCAATAATTCAAAAATCAATGTAGCAGGACTGGTGCAGGAGGTAGTGAACAGCTATAAAAACATAGAAGGCTATGGCAACGTAAACATTGATATTGATATTCCTGAAACAATTGATTTTACTTCAGATTATAATTTATTTTATTCTGTTGTTCAGAATTTTGTTGAAAACGCTATCAAATATGCAGACAACAGCAAAGAAAATAAATATCTCAAAATAAGCGCCAACTCAGATGATGAAAAGACGGAGTTCAGATTTGAAGACAACGGAATGGGAATTGAACCTGAGCATCTGTCTAAGATATTTGATATGTTTTATAAAATAAGCGAAAACTCTGCTGGATCAGGTCTTGGCTTATATATAGTTAAATACAATGTTGAAAGACTTGGCGGAGTTATAAAAGTAGAAAGCGAACCGAATAAGGGGTCTGTGTTCGTACTTGAATTTAAAAAAACTGCCGATCTGGTACTAAATTAA